TCGCCGCGTCCAACCGCAAGTTCAGGGAGCGGTGGTCGCGCATGGAGGAGTCGGCCCGCGCCGAGGGCGTCGCGCTCGACGGGCTGGGAGCCGGCCGTCTGAACGAGCTTTGGGACCGTGCGAAGGCGGAGGAGAATCGCTGACGCGCCGTTCCCGCCGACGCTCCTCTGCTATAAAGGGGTGAGGCGCCATGGGCGCCGGCCCTGCCACAGACCAGAATCGAAGCCAAGGCATGAGCGAGCAATCCTCCAGACCAAAGGCCCGGCCGTCTGCGCGTCCCACGAGACGCGCCAAGGCCAGGCCCTCCGCGAAGCCGGTCGCCGCGACCGGGAGGGCCGCGGCAAAGAAGGCCCCCTCGCGCGCTGCCGGGGCGCACCCCTCGCGCTCTGACGCGCTCAGGGGCGCAGGCGAGAAGGTCGGCGCGGTGCGGGAGCGTCTGCGCGACCCCCGCTCGCTTCTCTCCGAGCATCGCGGCGCGGTCGTCGCGTGCGCGGCGGCGCTCGTGCTGCTGGTGGCGCTCTATGGTCCCGCCTGCGGGCTCTACCAGGCATGGCGCGAGAACGGCGCGCTCCAGGCGGAGCAGGCGCAAGCGAGCGCGGAGAGCGAGGAGCTGGAGGGCGACATCTCCAGTCTCATGACCGAGGAGGGCATCAAGGACGAGGCGCGCCGGCGCGGCTACGTCGAGGAGGGCGAGACGCGCATCGTCGTGGAGGGCGCGGGCGAGGAGGGCTCCGACGAGACGGCCACCAGCGGCGACGCCACCGACGACACGCCATGGTACCTGCGGGTTGCTGACTTCGTCTTCCAGTATCGAACGAGTGACGAGGGGGAGAAGTGACGCGTCTGGCATGCATCGACATCGGGACCGTGACCGCGCGCCTGGCGGTGGCGGACGTGGAGGGGGGCCGCGTGCTGCGCCTCGCCAAGCACTCCGAGATCTGCAACCTCGGGCAGGGCGTCGACGCCACGGGTCGCCTGGACGAGGAGGCGATGGGCCGCGTGCTCGCGTGCGTGCGCGGCTACGTGGACTCGGCTCGCGAGGCGGGCGCCGTCGCGGCCTGCTGCACCCTCACGAGCGCGGCGCGCGACGCCGAGAACGCGGCCGTGCTGGGGGCCGAGCTAGACGCGCTCGGCCTGGACCCGCTGATCATCCCCGGCAGGGTCGAGGGGGCGCTCACCTTCCTCGGCGTGACCCGCGACTTCTGCGGCCAGGACGTGCTCGTCGCCGACAACGGCGGCGGCTCCACGGAGCTCGCCTGCGGGTGCGCTCCCGAGAACGCACCGCTCGACCTGCGCTTCGTTCGCTCCGTAGACGTTGGGTGCCGTCGCGTGACCGAGAAGTTCCTTTCGTCTGCGGGTCCCGACGACGCCGCGTCGATCGCCCGGGCGCACGAGTTCGCCGCCGCCGCGTTTGCGCCGGCGGTGCGCGAGGGTGGACTCGCGGCGGCGGGCGCGGAGGGCGCCCGGGCGGGCGCGCCCGCCACGCTCGTGGTCACGGGCGGCACGGTGACGAGCCTCGTTGCGGTCAGGAAGGGCCTCGTGCCCTACGACCCGGCCCAGGTGCACCTCGCCACGCTCACGCGGGAGGAGCTTGAGGGGCTGGAGCTCCGTCTCGCCGCCCTCACGGTGTCCGAGCGCGCGGAGCTGCCGGGCCTGGCAGCCAAGCGCGCGCCCGTCATCCTGGGAGGCGCCATCGCGGTGCTCGAGCTCATGCGCCAGACAGGATTCGACCGGCTTACCGTCAGCGAGTCCGACCTGCTCTTCGGCCTCTCCATCGCGGCGGAGTCCACGCTCGTGGGCGCGGAGTCGCCCGTCGGCTGGGCCCCCACGATGCGCATGCTGCGCTAGGATAAGGACACGCCGCAGCGCGCGGCGCCTTTGGGGGCGTGGCGGAACTGGCATACGCAGGAGACTTAAAATCTCTCGCCGCAAGGATTGTGGGTTCGAGTCCCACCGCCCCTACCAGAGGACAGCGAGGCCGCGGACCCGCGAGGTCTGCGGCCTCGTCGTTCTTCTCGCCCGCCGGCGCGCCGGCGGCCCTTTGGTATACTAAGCCGCGCGTCCCCATCGTCTAGTGGCCTAGGACATCGCCCTTTCAAGGCGACGACACGGGTTCGACTCCCGTTGGGGGCACCACGCAGACACGCGGGCCCGTCCGGTCACCCCGGTCGGGCCCGCTTTGTGAAGGGCCTTGGCCGGGCCTTGGCCGGCGCCGAGTGTACGAAACTCTCCGCCCTATGTCCCGCGCTGCGCCGAGTGTACGAAACTCTCCTCCCGAGCGGTAACTCAAGTTAAATAACTTAAACTAATAGATAGTATTTCAAGAAAACCTGAGGACAATTTCGTACACTCGGCGAGAAGGCCGGCGAGAAGGCCGGCGAGAAGGCCGGCGAGAAGGCCGGAGAGAGGTGCGCCGGCGCGCTACCAGTCCAGGCCGTCCCTCTCGGCGAACGCGCGGGCCGAGGCCACCAGCCACTCGTGTCCCTGGCACCAGGGGACGAACTCGGGAACGTCGGCGATGATCGGCTCCGCCTCGCGCACGGCCATGAGGGCCTCCTCGAAGCCGCACGACGGCGCCTCCGGGCGGTCGGGCAGGAAGGGCTCGACGAAGACGGGGCGCAGCAGCGCGTAGGCGCCGCCCGTCACGAGGCAGTCAAAGCCGCGCAGGGCCCGTCGGGCGGCGGTGAGGCGGCCCAGCTTGTAGAGCAGCAGCACGCGCGCGAGGTGCGACCAGGCGCTCTCGCGGCCCGACCAGCGCGCCTCGAGGGCCCCGAGCGCGGCCTCGTCCTCGAGGCGCGCGCAGGCGAGCATGTGGGTGTGGCGGGCGCCGAGCGGGTCGTCGGGCGTCGCGTCCTCGACCGACGCGGCGGCGGACGCCGCCATACGGTAGCGCGCCCCGTCGAGGCAGACGCGCGCCACAGCGGCGCGCAGACGCAGGTGCGGGCGGTAGAGGACGTCGTCCCAGGCATCGCCGGCGGGCGGCTCGGGCGCGGGGTGGGAGCGCTCGAGCCCGAGCAGGGCGTCGAGCAGCCGGTCCGGGTCGAGCTCGGAGGCGAGCAGCGCGACGAGCCGGGCGTCGAGGCAGCCAGCGTCGACGCCGGCGGCTCGCTCGCACTCGGCGCGCAGCGCGGCGAGGCGCCGCCGGCGCTCGGCCTCGAAGGCGTCGTCGTCGAGCGCGTCGTCGTGCGACAGGCTCGCACGATAGGCGTCGAGGGCCCGGGCGAGGACGAGCAGTGCCTGCTCGGGAGGTTCGTCCACAAAGTCGGCGGGGCTCTGGCGCACGGCGAGCACCAGCTCGGCGTAGGCCTCGTCGGAGAGCGGGCCGATCTTCTCGTTGCGGCGCCGCGCGCAGCGCGCCACCAGCTCCTCCCAGGCGTTCATGGGCGGGTCGCCCCCTCGTCCTCCTCGTCCGCGAGTCCGGCGACGGCCCGGGCGGCGCCGGGGTCGAGCTCGGAGGCGGTGCGC
Above is a genomic segment from Olsenella timonensis containing:
- a CDS encoding septum formation initiator family protein, whose translation is MSEQSSRPKARPSARPTRRAKARPSAKPVAATGRAAAKKAPSRAAGAHPSRSDALRGAGEKVGAVRERLRDPRSLLSEHRGAVVACAAALVLLVALYGPACGLYQAWRENGALQAEQAQASAESEELEGDISSLMTEEGIKDEARRRGYVEEGETRIVVEGAGEEGSDETATSGDATDDTPWYLRVADFVFQYRTSDEGEK
- a CDS encoding phosphatase; its protein translation is MTRLACIDIGTVTARLAVADVEGGRVLRLAKHSEICNLGQGVDATGRLDEEAMGRVLACVRGYVDSAREAGAVAACCTLTSAARDAENAAVLGAELDALGLDPLIIPGRVEGALTFLGVTRDFCGQDVLVADNGGGSTELACGCAPENAPLDLRFVRSVDVGCRRVTEKFLSSAGPDDAASIARAHEFAAAAFAPAVREGGLAAAGAEGARAGAPATLVVTGGTVTSLVAVRKGLVPYDPAQVHLATLTREELEGLELRLAALTVSERAELPGLAAKRAPVILGGAIAVLELMRQTGFDRLTVSESDLLFGLSIAAESTLVGAESPVGWAPTMRMLR